A region from the Chthoniobacterales bacterium genome encodes:
- a CDS encoding ABC transporter ATP-binding protein, which translates to MRYAGSDDPLAKKPSLGTVLRVFAYVRRYPWMATGTIFSAMLTTLLVVVFPTVTQQIIDKVIIGKQPALLLPLVLTGLGAFFLQDFFNALRILLNNTFEQKVIFDLRSDLYSHIQRLPLNWFDNRSTGDIMTRILEDVNSVERVLIDGIEQGTVSIMQILIVGGLMFWQQPRLTWLALVPIPFLLAGALSYTLTAHKRYRLQRKASSAMNSLLHDNLAGIRQIKTYVRENEEHVHFNQISEQLRQATLIVMRSWAIYSPSMNFFTSCGLILMLGFGGRAVLGGTMQLGELTAFIILARFLYEPIGRLHSLNQLIQAGRAAGERVFEILDTPTEIGASDTDNGERFQGEVHYKDVSFSYSEDLPTLKHISLHARPGETIALVGATGAGKSTLVNLLTRFYEYDSGEIEIDGKNLCDYSKSALRVNVGVVTQESFLFNGSIRDNLLLGRPSATDEELESATRAANAWDFIARLPEGLSTKVGERGIKLSVGEKQRISIARALLKDPPILILDEATASVDTETERQIQEALERLLVRRTSFVIAHRLSTVRHASQILVLDKGRIVERGTHEELVELGGVYARLSATSLIRA; encoded by the coding sequence ATGCGTTACGCCGGCAGTGATGATCCCCTTGCGAAAAAACCGAGTCTGGGCACGGTCTTGCGGGTGTTTGCCTATGTCCGGCGCTATCCGTGGATGGCGACCGGGACGATTTTCAGTGCGATGCTCACCACTCTACTCGTGGTGGTTTTTCCGACGGTAACTCAGCAGATCATCGACAAAGTCATCATTGGAAAGCAGCCCGCGCTGCTGCTGCCGCTCGTCCTCACGGGGCTTGGGGCATTTTTCCTGCAAGATTTCTTTAACGCACTCCGCATCCTCCTAAACAACACCTTTGAGCAAAAAGTGATCTTCGACCTGCGGAGCGACCTCTATTCTCACATTCAGCGGCTGCCGCTCAACTGGTTCGACAACCGCTCCACGGGCGACATCATGACGCGGATTCTCGAGGACGTGAACTCCGTCGAACGCGTGCTGATTGATGGCATCGAGCAAGGCACTGTCTCCATCATGCAGATCCTGATCGTGGGCGGATTGATGTTCTGGCAGCAACCGCGCCTGACCTGGCTCGCACTCGTGCCGATCCCGTTTTTGCTGGCAGGCGCGCTTTCCTACACGCTTACCGCGCACAAGCGTTACCGGCTCCAGCGCAAGGCGTCGTCCGCGATGAATTCCCTCTTGCACGACAATCTCGCCGGTATCCGCCAGATCAAAACCTACGTCCGGGAAAACGAGGAACACGTTCATTTCAACCAGATCAGCGAACAACTGCGACAAGCGACTTTGATCGTTATGCGCTCGTGGGCGATCTACTCGCCGTCGATGAATTTCTTCACCTCGTGCGGGCTGATTCTCATGCTGGGATTCGGCGGACGCGCCGTTCTCGGGGGCACGATGCAACTCGGCGAACTGACGGCATTCATCATTCTGGCGCGCTTCCTCTACGAACCCATTGGGCGCCTCCATAGCTTGAATCAACTCATCCAGGCGGGTCGTGCGGCAGGCGAACGCGTTTTTGAAATCCTCGACACACCCACGGAGATTGGCGCGAGCGACACGGACAACGGCGAGCGTTTCCAAGGTGAGGTCCATTATAAAGACGTCAGTTTTTCCTACTCCGAGGATCTGCCGACCTTGAAACATATCTCACTCCACGCCCGCCCCGGCGAAACGATTGCCCTCGTCGGCGCGACTGGAGCGGGAAAATCCACGCTCGTAAATCTGCTTACGCGTTTCTACGAATACGACAGCGGTGAAATCGAAATCGACGGGAAAAATCTCTGCGATTACTCGAAGTCTGCGTTGCGCGTGAACGTCGGCGTCGTCACGCAGGAAAGCTTTCTCTTCAATGGCAGCATTCGCGACAATCTGCTCCTCGGCAGACCGTCGGCCACCGACGAGGAACTGGAGTCCGCCACCCGCGCCGCCAACGCCTGGGATTTCATTGCGCGGCTTCCCGAAGGTCTCTCCACCAAGGTGGGCGAGCGCGGAATCAAACTCAGCGTGGGAGAAAAACAGCGCATCTCGATTGCCCGCGCCTTGCTGAAAGATCCGCCCATTCTCATCCTCGACGAAGCCACCGCCAGTGTGGACACAGAGACGGAGCGGCAAATCCAGGAGGCGTTGGAGCGGTTGCTAGTCCGACGCACCAGCTTCGTCATCGCGCATCGCCTCAGCACCGTGCGACATGCGAGTCAGATTCTAGTCTTGGACAAAGGCCGCATCGTTGAACGCGGAACGCACGAGGAACTGGTCGAACTCGGCGGTGTTTACGCGCGTCTCAGCGCCACGAGTCTGATCCGGGCCTGA
- a CDS encoding LemA family protein, producing MKKVALGCLVILVVVVGILVLSAIGSYNHLVGLKQGVNAKWSDVENQYQRRADLIPNLVQTVSGAANFEKSTLEAVVQARASVGQMKITPGEAPATAEQLKQFEQAQGQLGTALSRLLVVSENYPELRANANFQGLQAQLEGTENRITTARGDFTAAAQTYNTAISKFPAVLFAAMAGFTTRPYFEARAGSDVAPR from the coding sequence ATGAAGAAAGTCGCACTCGGGTGTCTGGTTATATTGGTGGTCGTAGTGGGGATTCTGGTGCTGTCTGCCATCGGGAGTTACAATCATCTCGTCGGGCTCAAGCAAGGGGTGAATGCCAAATGGTCAGACGTGGAAAACCAATATCAACGCCGGGCCGACTTGATCCCCAATTTGGTCCAAACCGTGTCTGGCGCGGCCAATTTCGAGAAATCCACCCTGGAAGCTGTCGTGCAGGCGCGGGCGAGTGTGGGACAAATGAAAATCACTCCTGGCGAAGCTCCGGCCACAGCCGAGCAACTCAAGCAATTTGAACAGGCTCAAGGTCAGCTCGGAACCGCCCTGTCGCGTTTGCTCGTGGTCTCGGAAAATTATCCGGAGTTGCGGGCCAATGCGAATTTTCAAGGCTTGCAGGCGCAATTGGAGGGAACTGAAAATCGCATCACCACGGCACGCGGCGATTTCACCGCCGCAGCGCAAACTTACAACACGGCTATCAGTAAATTTCCCGCCGTGCTTTTCGCGGCGATGGCTGGGTTCACAACGCGTCCGTATTTTGAGGCCCGTGCTGGCAGCGATGTGGCACCGCGGTGA
- a CDS encoding TPM domain-containing protein produces MRWLWLVILCLAGLNAGAQSSVTLPAKPTRYVSDRAFVLDEAQIGQLNARLETFERETSNQLVVAIFSRLPANAEIAQYSTQVFRSWQVGQAGKDNGIVLFIFKDDRKLFIATGRGLEGALPDVTCKQIIDSEIVPRFRSGDFPGGIEAGANAIMAATRGEYHGTGKTVGESQKNEGGASGGWMVIAFFILFMLFALRRNGRDVLVNRRGYSSFGGGWISGGGSSGGSWGGGGGGGGFSGGGGTSGGGGAGGSW; encoded by the coding sequence ATGCGCTGGCTCTGGCTGGTGATTCTTTGTCTGGCGGGCTTGAATGCGGGCGCCCAGTCTTCGGTTACCCTGCCTGCGAAACCAACTCGTTACGTTTCGGATCGGGCCTTCGTATTGGATGAAGCGCAGATCGGGCAACTGAACGCGCGGCTGGAGACGTTTGAGCGCGAGACATCGAATCAACTGGTGGTCGCCATATTTTCACGCCTGCCGGCAAATGCTGAGATCGCCCAATATTCGACGCAAGTTTTCCGATCCTGGCAGGTTGGTCAGGCGGGAAAGGACAATGGTATCGTTCTCTTCATTTTCAAGGACGACCGGAAGCTGTTTATCGCCACCGGCCGCGGCTTGGAGGGCGCGCTTCCAGATGTGACTTGCAAGCAAATCATCGATAGCGAAATTGTGCCACGTTTCCGTTCAGGTGATTTCCCAGGCGGAATCGAGGCCGGCGCAAATGCGATCATGGCGGCAACGCGGGGTGAGTACCATGGCACTGGCAAGACCGTGGGCGAGAGCCAGAAAAATGAAGGCGGTGCTTCAGGCGGATGGATGGTGATTGCGTTCTTTATTTTGTTCATGCTCTTCGCCCTGCGGCGCAATGGACGCGATGTGCTGGTGAATCGCCGAGGCTACAGTTCCTTTGGAGGCGGTTGGATCAGCGGCGGCGGCAGCTCCGGTGGTAGCTGGGGGGGCGGTGGTGGTGGAGGCGGATTTTCCGGCGGTGGTGGCACCAGCGGCGGCGGTGGAGCGGGAGGGAGCTGGTAA
- a CDS encoding DUF5130 family protein: MKTKEFIHQLEKDRLVDAIKEAERGNSGDVVLFISHKKVENAMHEAHAIFHRLKLEKTTPQNSVLIFVAPKSQKLAVIGGTDLHQKLPQEWWTNLVSCVTERFAGGHLTEGLLTALQTIGDVQRQYFPMVTTPDRTGQKDLLEDC; this comes from the coding sequence ATGAAAACGAAAGAGTTCATTCACCAACTGGAAAAAGACCGCCTGGTGGACGCCATCAAGGAGGCGGAGCGTGGAAATTCCGGCGACGTGGTCTTATTCATCAGCCACAAAAAAGTGGAGAACGCGATGCACGAAGCGCACGCTATTTTCCATCGATTGAAGCTGGAAAAGACCACGCCGCAGAACTCGGTGCTAATATTTGTCGCGCCGAAAAGCCAGAAACTCGCCGTCATCGGCGGCACGGACCTTCATCAAAAACTGCCGCAGGAATGGTGGACCAATCTGGTCTCCTGCGTGACTGAACGCTTCGCCGGCGGCCATCTTACTGAAGGTTTGTTAACGGCTTTGCAGACAATCGGTGACGTTCAGCGGCAGTATTTTCCGATGGTAACGACGCCAGATCGCACCGGCCAAAAGGATTTGCTGGAGGATTGCTGA
- a CDS encoding ABC transporter permease, producing the protein MISKIGNQTKSFLQTVGSVVWLLLNTVSEMMENITRGRAPFRAASLFEQTDRAGVGSIPLTAMVAFFLGLTMAILTGYQLQRFGSERYVPGLVAVAFTRELGPLLTGIVIAARIGAAYTAELGTMTVSEEVEALETMGIGPMRFLVAPRVVAITCLMPCLSVVATVAALISTALVSWYNLNISFSYCRDLMLESIMLKDIYTGVVKSLLFGLIIGLVSCYKGLAVQGGAAGVGSSTTSSVVIAITTVIGMDTVANIILTNVLP; encoded by the coding sequence ATGATTAGTAAAATAGGCAATCAGACCAAATCGTTTTTGCAAACCGTCGGGAGTGTTGTCTGGCTTCTGCTGAACACGGTTTCCGAAATGATGGAAAATATCACCCGCGGGCGGGCTCCCTTCCGCGCCGCCTCGCTTTTTGAGCAAACGGACCGCGCGGGCGTGGGTTCGATCCCGCTGACAGCGATGGTGGCGTTTTTTCTCGGGCTGACCATGGCCATTCTCACGGGTTACCAGTTGCAACGCTTTGGGAGCGAACGCTATGTCCCGGGTTTGGTGGCGGTGGCGTTTACACGCGAGTTAGGTCCGCTTCTAACCGGAATTGTCATTGCGGCCCGGATTGGCGCCGCCTACACCGCAGAGCTGGGAACCATGACCGTCTCCGAAGAAGTGGAGGCGTTGGAAACCATGGGCATCGGACCGATGCGTTTTCTGGTGGCACCACGCGTGGTGGCGATCACGTGTCTGATGCCCTGCCTATCGGTGGTGGCCACAGTCGCGGCTTTGATCAGCACCGCGCTCGTCTCTTGGTATAACCTAAATATTTCCTTCTCCTATTGCCGCGATTTGATGCTGGAAAGCATCATGCTGAAAGACATCTATACCGGCGTGGTGAAAAGCCTTCTTTTCGGCCTCATCATCGGCCTCGTCTCCTGCTACAAAGGACTCGCCGTGCAAGGCGGTGCAGCTGGTGTCGGCTCTTCGACGACCTCCAGCGTGGTCATCGCCATCACGACGGTCATCGGCATGGATACGGTGGCAAACATTATCCTCACCAACGTCCTGCCATGA
- a CDS encoding ATP-binding cassette domain-containing protein, translated as MSDHPLIRLENVRLAFGEKVILDGFNLAVEKKERLVVMGQSGSGKSTLLRLICGILKPNSGSVKFGYLEVPKLKRSMLNQLRRKIGMVYQYSALISSINVRDNLALPLEELTQKTPAEIEKLIDEKLDMVNMAESKFAMPAELSGGMKKRIGLARALMMEPELILYDEPSAGLDPVISSVIDELMIQVSEQTGATSIIVTHEMESAFRVASRLAMVYKGQVIEVGTPDEMRASKNPVVTQFLSGDTHGPILENTGQTPPEAVENNSRTRKKR; from the coding sequence ATGAGTGATCATCCTCTCATTCGTTTGGAAAATGTGCGGCTCGCCTTCGGAGAAAAAGTCATCTTGGACGGATTCAATCTGGCTGTTGAAAAGAAGGAGCGCCTTGTTGTGATGGGTCAGTCTGGCAGCGGCAAAAGCACGTTGCTACGATTGATCTGCGGTATTCTTAAACCGAATTCCGGTTCGGTGAAATTTGGCTACTTGGAAGTGCCCAAACTCAAGCGCAGCATGCTCAACCAACTCCGGCGCAAGATTGGAATGGTTTATCAATATTCCGCGCTCATCAGCTCCATTAACGTGCGAGACAACCTAGCCTTGCCGTTAGAAGAACTGACACAAAAAACTCCGGCTGAGATTGAAAAGTTGATCGATGAGAAACTCGATATGGTGAACATGGCCGAGTCCAAGTTTGCCATGCCCGCCGAACTCAGTGGTGGCATGAAGAAACGCATCGGACTCGCCCGCGCCCTGATGATGGAGCCCGAGTTGATCCTTTACGACGAGCCCAGTGCTGGCCTCGATCCGGTCATCAGCTCGGTCATTGATGAACTCATGATACAAGTCAGCGAACAAACTGGCGCGACTTCCATTATTGTCACACACGAAATGGAGAGCGCCTTTCGCGTCGCTTCGCGCTTGGCGATGGTCTATAAAGGACAGGTGATCGAAGTCGGGACTCCCGACGAAATGCGCGCTTCCAAAAATCCTGTGGTTACCCAGTTTCTTTCGGGTGACACCCATGGGCCAATATTGGAAAATACGGGGCAGACACCACCCGAAGCGGTGGAAAACAATTCCAGAACTCGAAAGAAACGTTAA
- a CDS encoding MlaD family protein, producing the protein MQVIRSEIRTGLLVLITIGALVALVLYIGAPGVFKKLNTYYVRIDNASGIKAGAPVNLAGRKVGQIIDLKTPVPLKERPADKPDYEAIITVRVEADAPLYKVCKTRMVAYGLLSELVIDFTNGDETSGLAENGHIFIGEREAALSELAPKVLDKLEPLIITGKETLAELKTAAANIGSITADGSEFNLALSRFHALGDNLAKLTDPQGNLTTSLNDSMASLRRSLANVEKITSDLEGDDLKVTLANFRSASVDLKGTVVSLRNTVGQVGPELVATGRNASQFTDTIKRQPWRIIWPSTKNYANEQPGDVQVRRALPVSRR; encoded by the coding sequence ATGCAAGTCATCCGCAGTGAAATCCGCACCGGCCTTCTCGTCCTTATAACCATCGGAGCGCTCGTCGCGCTCGTCCTCTATATTGGCGCTCCCGGTGTTTTCAAAAAATTAAACACCTACTACGTTCGCATCGACAACGCATCAGGCATCAAAGCGGGCGCTCCCGTAAACTTGGCAGGACGCAAAGTTGGGCAAATTATCGACCTGAAAACCCCCGTCCCACTGAAAGAGCGCCCGGCGGACAAACCCGATTACGAAGCTATCATCACAGTCAGAGTGGAAGCCGATGCGCCACTCTACAAAGTCTGTAAAACCCGGATGGTTGCGTACGGATTATTGTCTGAACTTGTGATCGATTTCACCAACGGCGATGAAACCAGCGGGCTCGCCGAGAACGGTCACATCTTCATCGGAGAACGCGAGGCTGCGCTTTCCGAACTGGCTCCAAAAGTTCTCGACAAATTGGAGCCTCTCATCATCACAGGCAAAGAAACCTTGGCCGAACTCAAAACGGCAGCGGCCAACATCGGCAGCATCACCGCCGATGGTTCTGAGTTCAATCTTGCTCTTAGTCGCTTTCACGCCTTGGGAGATAACCTTGCGAAACTGACCGATCCACAGGGAAATCTTACAACCTCACTAAATGACTCCATGGCGTCGCTGAGACGCTCGCTCGCCAATGTGGAGAAAATCACAAGTGATCTGGAAGGCGATGATCTCAAAGTCACCCTCGCGAATTTTCGATCCGCATCCGTCGATCTCAAGGGAACGGTCGTTTCTCTCAGAAACACCGTCGGCCAGGTCGGCCCGGAACTCGTCGCTACCGGCAGAAACGCCAGCCAGTTTACCGATACCATCAAGCGGCAGCCGTGGCGCATCATCTGGCCTTCGACGAAAAACTATGCCAACGAGCAGCCGGGCGACGTGCAAGTCCGCCGCGCGCTTCCGGTCAGTCGCCGCTAA
- a CDS encoding adenylate/guanylate cyclase domain-containing protein: protein MTLPTGNVTFFFTDIEGSTRLWEANLAAMGPALALHDRILREAVTTHHGIVFKTIGDAFCVVFNEAPDAVAAAAAAQHRLAETDWGNNAPLKVRIAIHTGVAELRESDYFGPVLNRVARLLAAGHGGQTLLSLATEELVHDRLPSLVTLRDLGENRLKDLARPERIYELIIEGLETQFPPLRSLERFPNNLPVQLTSFIGRENELAEVRVQLQSTHLLTLTGPGGTGKTRLSLQVAAELSDQFPDGIWLVEFATETDPENVPTNIATVLGLFDGEKSVEMALASFLRRKNLLLILDNCEHLITPIARLTETLLRQAPQLRILASSRTPLGIPGETTWPVPPLSVPEMSRWGGLIRYNLEELGRLESIRLFVDRAAAALPFFRLTAENSQAIARICYRLDGIALALELAAARVKVLSPEQIAERLQNRFSLLTGGSRTALPRQQTLRALIDWSYDLLSEKEHILFRRLAVFAGGRTLAAIEAVCADDELETWEMLDLLSQLLDKSLVSVESGPAGEPRYVFTESIFQYARQKLSESSESTIINDRHLAYFRYIAETAQPYLMGPEQARWLEKLAADRINFRMAIDWATKDSAHAEEGLRMATALTRFWEVRSDLREGREYFSNLLAVADPMPRLLLAISLGSAARLAWCQDDNTFAYEAVTQCIAMLTALGEEKQSAEFIAMRGFVERLENKAELAETSFRDCLAIAEKYHDERLRAIANTGLGSIASDHGKYTLADQLKRQSLETFRKLGDRYFIGLNSWSLASNALQSGLIDEAAALYRECSEIAIQLANRWIIPNLIEGAGNIARIRGDHEKGLTLFAAASVLRDRLGLSFAPLDVLAYQEILSDFQRALGEPSYATIWAQGRRLTPLEAAQLAFPGIKI, encoded by the coding sequence ATGACACTTCCCACTGGCAACGTCACATTTTTCTTCACAGATATCGAAGGCAGCACGCGTCTTTGGGAGGCGAACCTGGCCGCGATGGGACCGGCACTCGCCTTGCATGATCGCATCCTGCGGGAAGCCGTTACCACGCACCACGGCATCGTCTTCAAAACGATTGGCGACGCCTTTTGCGTAGTCTTTAACGAGGCTCCCGACGCCGTCGCCGCAGCCGCTGCTGCGCAGCATCGTCTCGCCGAAACGGATTGGGGAAATAACGCTCCGCTCAAAGTGCGCATCGCCATCCACACCGGCGTGGCAGAGCTCCGCGAGTCAGATTATTTCGGCCCAGTGCTCAACCGGGTTGCGCGTTTGCTGGCTGCGGGACACGGTGGACAAACGCTCCTCTCGCTTGCCACCGAGGAGCTGGTACACGACCGCCTGCCATCGCTCGTCACCCTGCGCGATTTAGGCGAAAATCGGCTGAAAGATCTTGCCCGGCCGGAGCGGATTTACGAGCTCATCATTGAGGGCCTTGAGACCCAGTTTCCGCCGCTGCGTTCACTGGAGCGCTTTCCGAACAATCTTCCTGTCCAGCTCACCTCCTTTATTGGCCGTGAAAACGAACTCGCCGAGGTTCGAGTTCAACTCCAATCCACCCATTTGCTCACGCTCACAGGACCCGGCGGCACTGGCAAAACCCGCCTCTCTCTCCAAGTCGCTGCCGAGCTTTCAGACCAATTCCCGGACGGAATCTGGCTGGTGGAATTTGCCACGGAGACTGACCCGGAAAATGTTCCCACCAACATCGCCACAGTGCTTGGTTTATTCGACGGCGAGAAATCTGTGGAAATGGCGCTCGCCTCCTTTCTCCGCCGCAAAAACCTCCTGCTCATCCTCGATAATTGCGAGCACCTCATCACGCCCATTGCACGGCTGACCGAGACTCTTCTCCGCCAAGCCCCGCAGCTTCGCATTCTCGCCTCCAGCCGCACACCGCTCGGAATTCCCGGAGAAACCACCTGGCCGGTGCCTCCGTTGAGTGTTCCAGAAATGTCGCGCTGGGGTGGGCTCATCCGCTATAATCTGGAAGAATTGGGGCGGCTGGAATCGATCCGGCTCTTTGTGGATCGCGCTGCGGCAGCGCTTCCGTTCTTCCGGCTGACCGCCGAAAACAGCCAGGCCATCGCCCGCATTTGTTACCGGCTCGACGGCATTGCACTCGCACTCGAATTGGCTGCGGCGCGAGTCAAGGTTTTATCACCGGAACAAATCGCCGAGCGCCTGCAAAATCGTTTTTCGCTCCTCACCGGCGGCAGCCGCACCGCGCTTCCGCGACAGCAAACTTTGCGTGCGCTGATCGATTGGAGTTACGATTTGCTCTCTGAGAAAGAACACATTCTCTTTCGCCGACTGGCGGTTTTCGCCGGGGGGCGAACCCTCGCTGCCATTGAGGCGGTCTGCGCGGATGACGAACTGGAAACTTGGGAAATGCTCGACCTGCTCAGCCAGTTACTGGACAAGTCGCTGGTGAGCGTTGAGAGCGGACCAGCGGGTGAGCCGCGTTACGTTTTCACCGAATCCATCTTTCAATACGCCCGCCAAAAACTGTCGGAGTCGAGCGAATCCACGATCATCAATGACCGGCATTTAGCCTATTTTCGGTATATTGCGGAAACAGCCCAGCCTTATTTGATGGGACCAGAACAAGCCCGCTGGCTCGAAAAGCTCGCGGCGGATCGCATCAATTTTCGCATGGCCATTGACTGGGCCACCAAGGACTCGGCTCATGCCGAGGAAGGCCTGCGCATGGCAACTGCGCTGACCCGCTTTTGGGAAGTGCGCAGCGATTTGCGCGAGGGCCGGGAATATTTTTCAAATCTGCTGGCTGTGGCCGATCCCATGCCCCGCCTCCTGCTGGCAATCAGCCTCGGCAGTGCCGCCCGCCTCGCTTGGTGTCAGGACGACAACACTTTCGCCTATGAGGCGGTGACGCAATGCATCGCGATGCTCACTGCGCTGGGTGAGGAGAAGCAATCCGCCGAATTTATCGCCATGCGAGGGTTTGTAGAGCGCCTGGAGAATAAAGCGGAACTAGCAGAAACAAGCTTTCGCGACTGTCTCGCCATTGCAGAGAAATATCATGACGAGCGACTCCGCGCTATCGCTAACACTGGCTTGGGCAGCATCGCCTCTGATCATGGTAAGTATACGCTCGCGGATCAACTCAAGCGCCAAAGCTTGGAGACATTTCGAAAGCTGGGAGACCGCTATTTTATTGGGTTGAATAGCTGGAGTCTGGCAAGCAATGCGCTGCAAAGCGGCCTGATTGACGAAGCCGCCGCTCTCTATCGCGAGTGCAGCGAAATCGCCATCCAACTCGCCAACCGCTGGATTATTCCCAATCTCATCGAGGGTGCGGGCAACATCGCGCGCATTCGAGGCGATCACGAAAAAGGCCTCACGCTGTTTGCCGCAGCCTCAGTCTTGCGCGACCGGCTGGGATTGTCTTTTGCGCCTCTCGACGTTCTGGCCTATCAAGAAATATTGAGCGACTTCCAACGCGCTCTGGGTGAGCCAAGTTATGCAACAATTTGGGCGCAAGGCCGCCGGCTGACCCCGTTGGAAGCGGCCCAACTCGCTTTTCCTGGAATTAAAATATGA